A DNA window from Ostrea edulis chromosome 5, xbOstEdul1.1, whole genome shotgun sequence contains the following coding sequences:
- the LOC130054574 gene encoding uncharacterized protein LOC130054574, translating into MPPKRKRDGGMVSPARGRGQKKSRHNTRQQKPGTKEVRDNQPPFQHQESSESVPGSEAAPDLGEFVPANFGNIGNSDFSLDLNVADFTPVPELSYFDNVGQHIPLKLKQKIWDGQFVDLGLLLKSAKEIDYSLGGQGEIKIRDGKFCVVRSNDSSYLTIDKWTNAFMIYMSVMLEKYRARAQEFLKYMRDIRLAATRSQGWYKYDEQYRLRKASNPESSWGIISQEFWLLYVTGQSSFHSQTQFSNNKQFSSQSSTSAVTQYCYHFNQGKKCNFFPKCRFKHICRRCGGKHPANNCSSNSAV; encoded by the coding sequence ATGCCTCCAAAGAGAAAAAGAGATGGGGGAATGGTTTCTCCAGCCCGGGGCAGAGGACAAAAAAAGTCTCGCCACAACACTAGGCAGCAAAAGCCTGGAACTAAAGAAGTGAGAGATAACCAACCCCCCTTCCAGCACCAGGAATCTTCAGAGAGCGTGCCAGGGAGTGAGGCTGCACCAGATTTGGGGGAGTTTGTGCCTGCCAACTTTGGTAATATTGGTAACTCTGATTTTTCTTTAGATTTAAATGTTGCTGACTTCACCCCTGTACCAGAACTTAGCTACTTTGATAATGTAGGTCAACACATCCCTTTGAAACTGAAGCAAAAAATTTGGGATGGGCAATTTGTTGATTTAGGTTTGCTGTTAAAATCAGCAAAAGAGATTGACTATAGTTTGGGGGGTCAAGGCGAAATTAAAATCAGGGATGGAAAATTCTGTGTTGTCAGGTCTAATGATAGTTCATACCTGACAATTGATAAATGGACTAATGccttcatgatttacatgagcGTTATGTTGGAAAAATACAGAGCTCGGGCCCAGgagtttttaaaatacatgcgAGATATCAGATTAGCTGCCACTAGATCCCAAGGCTGGTACAAATACGACGAGCAATACCGTCTCCGCAAAGCTAGCAATCCTGAATCCTCCTGGGGCATTATCAGTCAGGAATTTTGGCTACTATATGTGACCGGCCAGAGTTCATTCCATAGTCAAACTCAATTCAGTAATAATAAGCAATTTTCAAGTCAGAGCAGCACATCTGCTGTTACCCAATACTGCTATCATTTCAATCAGGGTAAAAAGTGCAATTTCTTCCCAAAATGCAGGTTCAAGCATATCTGTAGGAGATGCGGAGGAAAACATCCAGCCAACAACTGTTCTTCCAACTCAGCTGTATAA